In the Alligator mississippiensis isolate rAllMis1 chromosome 7, rAllMis1, whole genome shotgun sequence genome, one interval contains:
- the REEP4 gene encoding receptor expression-enhancing protein 4 isoform X2, with product MLYPAYASYKAVKTKNIREYVRWMMYWIVFALFMATETLTDVFISWFPFYYEIKMAFVVWLLSPYTKGASLLYRKFIHPTLSRREKEIDMYISQAKERGYETMVNLGKRSLNIAATAAVQAATKSQGALAGRLRSFSMQDLRSISDDSPVHYEDPLYLEDQVARRRPPIGQRAASASRQPAHESDSEEEEDCWSDSQVSPKVTHRSKDSKPLSRSQSLRVVKKGSSRVVRGRARRKVVPPDQDS from the exons ATGCTGTATCCGGCCTATGCCTCCTACAAGGCTGTGAAGACCAAGAATATTCGGGAGTAT GTCCGCTGGATGATGTACTGGATTGTGTTTGCACTCTTCATGGCAACAGAGACCTTGACGGATGTCTTCATTTCCTG GTTTCCCTTCTACTATGAGATCAAGATGGCATTTGTTGTCTGGCTGCTGTCCCCGTACACCAAGGGAGCCAGCCTGCTGTACCGGAAGTTCATCCACCCCACGCTGTCCCGCAGGGAGAAG GAGATCGACATGTACATCAGCCAGGCCAAGGAGCGCGGCTATGAGACCATGGTCAACTTGGGGAAGCGGAGCCTCAACATTGCAGCCACGGCAGCTGTCCAGGCTGCAACCAAG AGCCAGGGTGCATTGGCTGGGCGCCTGCGCAGCTTCAGTATGCAGGACTTGCGCTCCATCTCAGATGACTCGCCTGTGCACTATGAGGATCCCCTGTACCTGGAGGACCAGGTGGCAAGGAGGCGCCCACCCATTG GGCAGCGAGCCGCCTCTGCCAGCCGGCAGCCAGCACATGAGAGCGACAGCGAGGAGGAAGAGGACTGCTGGTCCGACTCCCAGGTCTCTCCCAAGGTCACACACCGCAGCAAGGACTCCAAGCCACTCTCCCGGAGCCAGAGCCTCCGCGTGGTCAAGAAG GGCTCGTCTCGGGTGGTGAGAGGCCGGGCCAGGAGGAAGGTGGTGCCACCGGATCAGGACAGTTAA
- the REEP4 gene encoding receptor expression-enhancing protein 4 isoform X1, with translation MVSWMICRLVVLVFGMLYPAYASYKAVKTKNIREYVRWMMYWIVFALFMATETLTDVFISWFPFYYEIKMAFVVWLLSPYTKGASLLYRKFIHPTLSRREKEIDMYISQAKERGYETMVNLGKRSLNIAATAAVQAATKSQGALAGRLRSFSMQDLRSISDDSPVHYEDPLYLEDQVARRRPPIGQRAASASRQPAHESDSEEEEDCWSDSQVSPKVTHRSKDSKPLSRSQSLRVVKKGSSRVVRGRARRKVVPPDQDS, from the exons ATGGTGTCCTGGATGATCTGCCGGCTGGTCGT GCTGGTCTTCGGGATGCTGTATCCGGCCTATGCCTCCTACAAGGCTGTGAAGACCAAGAATATTCGGGAGTAT GTCCGCTGGATGATGTACTGGATTGTGTTTGCACTCTTCATGGCAACAGAGACCTTGACGGATGTCTTCATTTCCTG GTTTCCCTTCTACTATGAGATCAAGATGGCATTTGTTGTCTGGCTGCTGTCCCCGTACACCAAGGGAGCCAGCCTGCTGTACCGGAAGTTCATCCACCCCACGCTGTCCCGCAGGGAGAAG GAGATCGACATGTACATCAGCCAGGCCAAGGAGCGCGGCTATGAGACCATGGTCAACTTGGGGAAGCGGAGCCTCAACATTGCAGCCACGGCAGCTGTCCAGGCTGCAACCAAG AGCCAGGGTGCATTGGCTGGGCGCCTGCGCAGCTTCAGTATGCAGGACTTGCGCTCCATCTCAGATGACTCGCCTGTGCACTATGAGGATCCCCTGTACCTGGAGGACCAGGTGGCAAGGAGGCGCCCACCCATTG GGCAGCGAGCCGCCTCTGCCAGCCGGCAGCCAGCACATGAGAGCGACAGCGAGGAGGAAGAGGACTGCTGGTCCGACTCCCAGGTCTCTCCCAAGGTCACACACCGCAGCAAGGACTCCAAGCCACTCTCCCGGAGCCAGAGCCTCCGCGTGGTCAAGAAG GGCTCGTCTCGGGTGGTGAGAGGCCGGGCCAGGAGGAAGGTGGTGCCACCGGATCAGGACAGTTAA
- the LGI3 gene encoding leucine-rich repeat LGI family member 3, whose amino-acid sequence MAELQIGKVVPRGQILALLLLGLACLGLPVGAKRGPKLPPCPRSCSCTRDTAFCVDSKAVPRNLPPEVISLTMVNAAFTEVPEAAFAHIPLLQFLLLNSNKFTLIGDNAFTGLSHLQYLFIENNDILSLSKFTFRGLKSLTHLSLANNNLQTLPRDIFKPLDILSDLDLRGNAFICDCKIKWLVEWMESTNTTVPAIFCSSPDRFQGQKIRDLALKDFDCITTDFVVHQVLPFQSVSAEPFIYSSDLYITLAQPSASSCTVLKWDYVERKLRDFDRIPAHSAVYCKPIVAQSQLYVVVAQLFGGSYIYRWDTNVDKFIKIQDIDSQTIRKPNDIEAFQIDGDWYFVIADSSKAGSTSLYRWNQNGFYSHQALHPWHRDTDVEYLENDGKPRLIISSSSQAPIIYQWNRSQKQFVQQGEVTEVMDVQMVKHFKVKRDNYLCLSRYIGDSKVVKWEGLRFTEVQTLPSRGSMVMQPFTVSQRQYMALGSDFSFTHIYLWDEEKQKFVKFQELSVQAPRAFHYVPIEEIDLLLAPSFKGNTLVYRHIVVDLSL is encoded by the exons ATGGCTGAGCTGCAGATAGGGAAAGTGGTGCCAAGGGGGCAAATCCTTGCCCTTCTACTCCTCGGCTTGGCCTGTCTCGGGCTGCCTGTGGGGGCTAAAAGGGGGCCcaagctgcccccctgcccccggaGCTGCTCCTGCACCCGTGACACCGCCTTCTGTGTGGACTCCAAGGCAGTGCCTCGCAATCTGCCCCCCGAGGTCATTTCCCT GACCATGGTGAACGCGGCTTTCACGGAGGTCCCCGAAGCAGCCTTTGCCCACATCCCGCTCCTGCAGTTCCT CTTGCTGAACTCCAACAAGTTCACGCTGATTGGGGACAATGCTTTCACCGGCCTTTCGCACCTGCAGTACCT GTTCATCGAGAACAACGACATCCTCTCGCTGTCCAAGTTCACCTTCCGGGGGCTGAAGTCCCTGACACACCT ATCCTTGGCCAACAACAACCTGCAGACGCTGCCCAGAGACATCTTCAAGCCCCTGGACATCCTCAGTGACCT GGACCTCCGGGGCAATGCGTTCATTTGCGACTGCAAGATCAAGTGgctggtggagtggatggagagCACCAACACCACTGTGCCTGCCATCTTTTGCAGCAGCCCCGACCGCTTCCAGGGGCAAAAGATCCGGGACCTGGCGCTCAAGGACTTTGACTGCATTACAACAG ATTTTGTAGTGCATCAGGTTCTGCCCTTCCAGTCAGTGTCTGCTGAGCCCTTCATCTACTCCAGTGACCTCTACATCACTCTGGCCCAGCCCAGCGCCAGCAGCTGTACTGTGCTCAAATGGGACTATGTGGAGCGCAAGCTACGGGACTTTGACCGGATTCCTG CTCACTCGGCCGTGTACTGCAAACCCATTGTGGCTCAGTCACAGCTTTACGTGGTGGTGGCCCAGCTCTTCGGCGGCTCTTACATCTACCGCTGGGACACCAACGTGGATAAGTTCATCAAGATCCAGGACATCGACAGCCAGACCATCCGGAAGCCCAATGACATTGAGGCCTTCCAGATTGATGGTGACTGGTACTTCGTCATTGCTGACAGCTCCAAGGCTGGCTCCACCAGCCTCTACCGCTGGAACCAGAACGGCTTCTACTCCCACCAGGCTCTGCACCCCTGGCACCGGGACACAGATGTGGAGTATCTGGAGAATGATGGCAAGCCACGGCTCATCATCTCCAGCAGCTCCCAGGCCCCCATTATTTACCAGTGGAACAGGTCCCAGAAGCAGTTTGTGCAGCAGGGGGAGGTGACTGAGGTGATGGACGTGCAGATGGTGAAGCATTTCAAGGTCAAGCGGGACAACTACCTGTGCCTGAGCCGCTATATCGGGGACTCCAAGGTGGTCAAGTGGGAGGGGCTGCGTTTCACAGAGGTGCAGACCCTGCCCTCACGTGGCTCCATGGTTATGCAGCCATTCACGGTGTCCCAGCGCCAGTACATGGCCCTGGGCAGCGACTTCTCCTTCACGCACATCTACCTCTGGGACGAGGAGAAGCAAAAGTTTGTCAAGTTCCAGGAGCTCTCAGTGCAGGCGCCCCGGGCCTTCCACTATGTCCCCATCGAGGAGATTGACCTCCTGCTGGCCCCCAGCTTCAAGGGCAACACGCTGGTCTACAGGCACATCGTGGTGGATCTCAGCCTGTAG